CTTGCCCTCGCGCCGCGCCGACAGCAGCTGCTTGGTGGCATTGGCCCAGTAGAGACCGTCGGTGTCCGGGTCGTGCACAACGCAGAGCACCGGGATGTTGCCATCGGCCCACGTGCCGCCGTGGTCACCGATCGGCACGGCGTACCCGTCGGCCCTGCGCCATGAACGGCCGCCCTTGACCTGGATCTTGACCAGGTCGCCGGTGACCTGGCCGTCCTCGGTGAACGTGACGTGCTGGTCCTCGCCGAAGTCGTTCTGGCCGTCCACCTCCTGAACTATGTGATCGTGTCGCTCCAGAAGCGTCCGCAGCGCGTTGACCGCCGCACGGCTGGGTCTGCGAGCGTCAGGAACTTTCGGCAACGGAACCTCCGAATCACGGTGCGCGGCGACCGGGAAGAGGTTCCGCGACAAGTCGGGTGCGGTCGGACAATAGTGGCTCATTGCCGTACTTCGATCCGACATGCTCATTCAAGCATGGCTTCACTGCTGCGAGATCATCTCCCCGACGACGGTAACCACGACGGTGACTTCCGGGCTGCTGCCACCGAGTTGGCAGGGCCTGGATCGACACCAGGCGGCTGGTGCGCCGGCAGGCGGGCTGTCCGTCGGGAACGACAGCCCTTCCACCCGCACGACCTGCTTCGCGCTCAGCCCTTCCGCGCCGGTGCTTCGCGCCACCACGCGCTCGCAGTCGCGCACAATCGCACCCACATCCGCTCGTCCACGGTCAGGACCACACGGCCAGGGGCATCGTGGTGATCGAGGAAGAGATTGACCTCCTCCTCCCCCGCTGTGGCGCAACACCGCCCATGGCGCGCCGAATCGCTGCTGGAAGAAGAGGAGATCGCCGAACTCGTTGATGAAGTGGACCACGTAGTCGGTGGACTCGACACTGGCGCCGACGTGATCGACCAAGGCGTGGATGAGATCGGTGCGCGAGTAGAGGTGGAGGCGGAGTTCTTCGACGAAGCCGGGCAACGTGTCGTCGGCCAGCACCAACTCACGGGGTACCTGGAGCGATTTGAGTTCGTCGCCAATTCGACTCGCGTTTCGCAAATGCGCGGTGGCTTTCGCCCAGTGGAGGGTGTCGGCTTCAGGATCGTAGACGACGCGGACCAGATTCGACAGCATTTTTGCGGAGGGCTGGATTCCTCGCGAGTCACAGGGCTCTCGGCGCGAGACGGAAGCCGAAGATCACCCGATCGGCAGGCGGCAGCAGACCGGTCGAACTTCCAGGATCGAAGCTGCCCGGCTTGCAAACACAGGCGCTCTTCGGCAGGGAGTCGCGTGATGACCTTCACCCCACTGGTCGCGTTGAAGAGCAAGAAGGGCGAACTCGACGCGCTCCGCCACCTTCCGGCGATCCCCGCGACGCGACCGGCGATCCTCGTGGAATTGCTGGACTCCGTCGGTGTAGCGGAAGGGGGGCAACTCCTGCCTGGGCTCACCAGAGCCGCGGTGGACGCGGCGGCGCACGACAAACCGCTGTGGATCGACGCGCACCTGCTCAGCGCAACCAGTCCGCTGGCCCGCCAGCCGGGCGGCCCGTTCGAATTCCTCGACAAGCAGATCGGGAACGCGCTGCACGACGAACTCGGGCTCTTGGCGCTCGACGTCACCGCGTTGATCCCCGTCATCGCCGACTCGGCGACGGACGACGAACTCAGGACGATCTCGCTGCTCCGGCAGCACCGGCCGCGGGACGTCGTCGTGCGGGTGCGCGGAGTCGCCACCCCGCCGGCAGAGGTCGTCGACCGGCTCCGGCGCGTCGTCAGCCGGACCGGTGTCGAGGCGGGGCAGCTGCACGCCGTGCTCGACCTCGGCTTCGTCGAGACCGTGCAGCCCACCCAGGTGACACGGGCGGCACGACTGATCGGAACCGTCCTCGACGCCATCGGACCGTCGTCGACGACGCTGCTGGCCGGTTCGATCCCGGCCGGCCGGAACGGCTTCGCCACGACTGCTCGTCACCGCCCCGAAGTTCCTCTGTGGCATGCGGTCACCGAGCAGACGGGCGGGGTGGTGAACTACGGGGACTACGGCGTGGTCCACCCGGTGCCGCCCAAAGGCGGGGCCCCTGGCCCAAGAACTGTCAACCCGTACCTCTACTACACGGCTCCGGGCTCCATGGTGGCGCTGCGCAGACAACTCGCCAGGGAAGACGGCAAACCGGTGCGGGGTGCCGCCGTCGAGGCCTTCACCGCCTTGGCGGAGGAGTTGCTGGCACGGCCGGAGTTCGCCGGTAGGAACTTCTCGTGGGGCGACCACGAGTTGACCCGTTGCGGGCGAGGGGGCGGGAGAACCGCGGGCACCGTGCCCCGCTGGATAGCCATCGCCACGTCCCACCACATCGGGCACGTGACGCGTCGGGCGCCGTCCGACCTCTGAGGCCGAGCCTTCGAGGCCGACAGCCCGTGCTCGACCACCTGTCACATGACGGCGATCCGGGCCGCCTCACCGCAGGGAACCCGTACACGCCCGCTTCCGCCAGCCGCGGCCCGGCCGCGCGGTGCACCGCGCCGTCGACGCCTCCCCCGCCCATCAGCGACTCGTTCGCCGCGGTGACGATGGCGTCCACGTCCTGGCGGGTGATGTCCCCGCGCACTACCTCGATCGTGACCACATCCGAAGCTTGGGGCACGCGGGTCGTGGCCGAACCGGGTTTCGCGTCAGGCGAACCTGCGGCCCGTCAACCCCGCTCGGAGGTTCCCCGGTCCGGTTGGCGGGCGAACAGGTCTTCGGGCAGGAAGCAGCCGTAGTCCTGCAATGGCTGTTCGCCCAACACGACTTCGGACATCCATCCGGCGGATGACAGGCCGTCGGGACGGTCGGGGACGCCCGGCGACCGGCGGGAGGGTGGCTGTGGAGGTGGGCCGGCCGTCAGGTCGCCGTGCTCCAGGAGGGCGTACACGGCGTCGGTGACGTCGGCGATCGCCTCGGCCACCTCGGCGTCGGTCAGCCCGGGGTTCATGTCGTGGTGTGCGGACCGGGCGGCAGCGAGGAAGCGGTCCGGGTCTACCACCACCACGTCCCGGCGGGTGCGGATGCTGATCGACATTCCCGCGACAGGGATCCTCGGCTCGTCCACGTCGGCGATCGTAGCCGGCCGGAATTCGGGCGCGGGATTTCTCGGTGGTGGCCCGCACTGCGGGGATGGATCACGACGGTTTCACCCGGTCGAGTGAGTTGCTGGGGTTTTCCGCCTGACGCGCGGGTGCTGATCGTCAACTGCGATGACCTCGGCATGAACGAGGACATCGACGTCGCGGTGGTCGAGTCGATCGAGGTGGGGATCGCCCGTTCGTGCAGTTTGATGGCGGTGGGTCCGTCGGCTCGGCACGCTGTCGACTTGCTCCGACGGCATCCGGGGATCACGTTCGGCATCCACCTCACGCTGGTCCGCGACTCGGTCGCCGATCAGTGGGGTCCGTTGGCGGAGGGGGTGCCTTCGCTGCTGGACGACACGGGCCGGCTGTTCACGGCCGACGAACGTGCCACGCTGCTCGCCCGCGCCAGGCTGGACGAGGTCGAGGTGGAGTTCCGTGCGCAGATCGACGCCGTGGCCGACGGCGGACGTGACGACATCCTCGAACTCACGGGGACGTTGGCGGCCGGGTACGGGCTCGCCGTGCGGGTCTGGCTGGACGAGGGCCGGCGGCGGATGCGGCGGCGGCGCGGACTGCCGGTGACCGACAACCCGTTCCTGGACAGCTTCTCCGTCGACGTCGACACCAAGCCCGCCCGGTACGCCCGACTGCTGCGCGACCTGCCGCCGGGCCTCAGCGAGTGGGCGGTGCACCCGAGCGTCGCCGATCACCGGTCCGGACACGGCGGCTGGCAGGTTCGCCGGTCCGACTACGAGTTCCTGATCTCCCCGCGGGCACGTGAACTCGTCGACGGGGAACAGATCACCGTCATCGACTACCGGCCTCTTCAGGAGGTCTGGGCGTCCAGCACGTCGAGGTAGCCCTCGCTGACCCGCCACAAGGCGTCCGAGACCGTGGTGAGCTTGCCCGGACTCCACCGCTTCTCCTCGTACGCACGGGTCTGGCGGCGCAGTGCCCGCAGGCTCACCGCCAACTCCTCACCCAGCCGCGCACGCAGTTCGTCATCCACGGCCAGTCCGACATCGGCAAGCCCAGGCTCGCGTTCGCCCAGTGCTCGGCTCCGCGCGGCACGCTCAACCACGGCGCTCGATCGGCTATCCCCCACTACAGTTCAACTTCGGCTGGGCCTCCGTACTGTCAGGCGACGAGGAACTAAGGCAGAGTGTGGTCGTGCTCCAAGATCCGACCAAGTGGCGCAGGCTTGTACGCGAGTACTCCGACCTCCACCAACTGCGCGACAACATGAGCCCTCAGGCACGCGGGCAGCGATTCAACGGCCTGATCGCGGAACTCTTCACCACTTTCGGCATTGTCGCCAAGGCGAACCAGCAGAGTGTCGGTGAGCTGGACGTGACGTTCAGCTACGCAGGACGCCGCTTCATCCTGGAAGCCAAGTGGGAGAAGAAGAGCACGGGGACCGGTCCTATCGCCAAGCTCCAACGTCGCGTCGAGCAGCGCATGGTCGGGGTATCCGGTGTCTTCCTGTCGATGCACGGCTACAGCCCGGACGCCTTAGCGGAGGTGGACAAAGGGCGGCGGCTGGACATGGTCTTGCTCGACGGGAACCACTGGGACGCGATGATCAGCGGTTTCATTCCACCGCCGGAAATGCTCGACCTCATCACTGATGCCGCATCTTTTCACGGCCAGGCGCACGCACCGTTGAAAGACTTGCTCACCCCACGGAGCGCCATCCCGAAGCTAAAAATCGGTACGGCACGCAGGTCGGATACCAAGGTTTTTCGATCAATTGCAGAGCACGTGCGAGCCGACATCGTGGTCGAGGACGTCGAATCTCGCCACCTTGGTATCGCCTCCCAGGGCCAAGGCAAACTGCTCGCCACGACAGACGACGGCGTGTTGTCGATTGACCTCGCCG
This is a stretch of genomic DNA from Saccharothrix ecbatanensis. It encodes these proteins:
- a CDS encoding beta family protein, whose product is MTFTPLVALKSKKGELDALRHLPAIPATRPAILVELLDSVGVAEGGQLLPGLTRAAVDAAAHDKPLWIDAHLLSATSPLARQPGGPFEFLDKQIGNALHDELGLLALDVTALIPVIADSATDDELRTISLLRQHRPRDVVVRVRGVATPPAEVVDRLRRVVSRTGVEAGQLHAVLDLGFVETVQPTQVTRAARLIGTVLDAIGPSSTTLLAGSIPAGRNGFATTARHRPEVPLWHAVTEQTGGVVNYGDYGVVHPVPPKGGAPGPRTVNPYLYYTAPGSMVALRRQLAREDGKPVRGAAVEAFTALAEELLARPEFAGRNFSWGDHELTRCGRGGGRTAGTVPRWIAIATSHHIGHVTRRAPSDL
- a CDS encoding ChbG/HpnK family deacetylase, giving the protein MLIVNCDDLGMNEDIDVAVVESIEVGIARSCSLMAVGPSARHAVDLLRRHPGITFGIHLTLVRDSVADQWGPLAEGVPSLLDDTGRLFTADERATLLARARLDEVEVEFRAQIDAVADGGRDDILELTGTLAAGYGLAVRVWLDEGRRRMRRRRGLPVTDNPFLDSFSVDVDTKPARYARLLRDLPPGLSEWAVHPSVADHRSGHGGWQVRRSDYEFLISPRARELVDGEQITVIDYRPLQEVWASSTSR
- a CDS encoding DUF7711 family protein; translated protein: MVERAARSRALGEREPGLADVGLAVDDELRARLGEELAVSLRALRRQTRAYEEKRWSPGKLTTVSDALWRVSEGYLDVLDAQTS